One segment of Tamlana crocina DNA contains the following:
- a CDS encoding NAD(P)H-dependent oxidoreductase, with amino-acid sequence MDTIKQLKWRYATKKFNAEKTLPEDKLNVVKQAFNLTATSFGLQTIKLIIVKDKAMRAPLQQYAYNQKQVVDASHLLIICIQDNILQDDVTDFYNNIKGIRNTPDEILKPYREDLIKMIKGMSVQERQKWSTNQAYIALGNLMTVCAIEGIDSCPMEGFVPARYDEILQLEEKGLKSVLLLPIGYRADDDMFSSFKKVRKPLEEAIIEI; translated from the coding sequence ATGGATACCATAAAGCAGCTAAAATGGCGTTACGCTACCAAAAAATTCAATGCAGAAAAAACACTGCCCGAAGACAAATTAAACGTAGTAAAACAAGCCTTTAACCTCACGGCTACCTCGTTTGGTCTCCAAACCATTAAACTCATTATTGTTAAAGATAAGGCCATGCGTGCACCGCTGCAGCAGTACGCTTATAATCAAAAACAAGTGGTCGATGCCTCGCACTTGCTAATCATTTGCATTCAGGACAATATCCTGCAAGACGACGTTACCGACTTTTACAACAACATAAAAGGCATCCGCAATACACCCGACGAAATTTTAAAACCGTACCGAGAGGACCTCATAAAAATGATAAAAGGCATGTCGGTTCAAGAACGCCAAAAATGGTCCACTAACCAAGCCTACATCGCATTGGGTAATTTAATGACGGTGTGTGCCATCGAGGGTATCGATTCGTGCCCCATGGAAGGTTTCGTGCCAGCCAGGTACGACGAAATCCTTCAGCTTGAAGAAAAAGGACTAAAATCGGTATTGCTATTGCCTATTGGCTACCGCGCCGACGACGATATGTTTTCAAGTTTCAAAAAAGTGCGCAAACCTTTAGAAGAGGCGATTATAGAAATTTAA
- a CDS encoding IS3 family transposase produces the protein MCNVFKVSRSSFYIWYTSGPSKRALEHGLFTDLIKKEFDLSQQRYGSTRIAEQLKRKGHCISRCRVAKIMRANNWVSKHKRKFKATTDSNHKYPVCRNLLDRNFNPSRLNEAWVSDITYIQTNQGWLYLTTIIDLFDRHVVGWSLSTSLHTGQTVVPAWKMPTGKRNIGNNLIFHSDRGIQYASKAFRTFVKSNPLVTQSMSRKGNCWDNSVAESFFKTLKVELVYDDGFKIMEQAKTAVFEYIEIWYNRKRLHSYLVYKTPCEVELEFYQFKNVA, from the coding sequence ATGTGCAATGTTTTTAAAGTAAGTAGGAGCAGTTTTTATATATGGTATACATCTGGCCCGTCAAAACGGGCACTGGAACATGGCCTGTTTACAGATTTGATAAAAAAGGAATTTGATCTGAGCCAACAACGTTATGGCTCCACAAGGATAGCGGAGCAACTAAAGCGCAAAGGCCATTGTATATCCAGGTGCAGAGTAGCGAAAATCATGAGGGCGAACAATTGGGTGAGCAAACACAAAAGGAAGTTTAAGGCAACCACGGATTCCAATCACAAATATCCGGTCTGCAGAAATTTACTCGACAGAAACTTTAATCCTAGCAGGCTAAATGAAGCTTGGGTCAGCGATATTACATACATCCAGACCAACCAAGGTTGGCTGTACCTGACAACCATTATTGATTTGTTCGACAGGCACGTTGTAGGTTGGTCATTGAGCACAAGCCTGCATACGGGCCAAACTGTTGTGCCGGCATGGAAAATGCCCACTGGCAAACGAAATATAGGCAACAATTTAATTTTTCATTCAGACCGAGGGATACAGTACGCCTCAAAAGCATTTAGAACATTTGTTAAATCCAACCCGTTGGTGACCCAATCCATGAGCAGAAAGGGAAATTGTTGGGATAATTCAGTTGCTGAATCCTTCTTCAAAACATTAAAGGTTGAACTTGTCTATGATGATGGTTTTAAAATTATGGAACAGGCCAAGACCGCTGTTTTTGAGTACATCGAAATATGGTACAACAGAAAACGATTACACTCATATTTGGTATATAAAACCCCTTGCGAAGTAGAACTAGAATTTTATCAATTTAAAAATGTAGCATAG
- a CDS encoding DUF6266 family protein: MGKINQGILGGVSGQVGNVIGGTWKGIDYLRIKPSSVANPRTEGQVDQRSKFSTVLRFLQPMTDFLRVGFKLYANKMTQFNAAMSYNLNNAITGAYPNFAIDYANSLVTRGNLTGAVDGAVSSPSAATVDVTWTDNSGSGSALATDKAMILLYNATRGESVFTTAGPARSAGTESISVPSEYTGEDVEVFLGFISEDGSKVANSSYLGSVTVA; this comes from the coding sequence ATGGGAAAAATTAATCAAGGTATTCTCGGTGGTGTCTCAGGACAGGTTGGGAATGTAATCGGTGGAACTTGGAAGGGCATTGATTACCTAAGAATTAAACCTTCCAGTGTAGCGAACCCAAGAACCGAAGGACAAGTTGACCAACGTTCAAAGTTTTCAACCGTGCTTCGCTTCCTGCAACCAATGACAGACTTCTTGCGTGTTGGTTTCAAATTATATGCTAACAAGATGACTCAGTTTAACGCTGCAATGTCTTACAACTTGAACAACGCAATTACAGGAGCTTATCCGAACTTTGCGATTGACTACGCAAATTCATTGGTTACTCGTGGTAATCTTACAGGTGCAGTAGATGGAGCAGTTTCTTCTCCAAGTGCAGCTACAGTAGATGTGACCTGGACAGATAACTCTGGAAGTGGTAGTGCCTTAGCTACTGATAAAGCAATGATTTTGCTTTACAACGCTACAAGAGGTGAAAGTGTATTTACAACAGCTGGACCCGCAAGGTCAGCCGGAACAGAAAGTATTTCCGTGCCTTCTGAATACACAGGTGAAGATGTTGAGGTATTCTTAGGGTTTATCTCAGAAGATGGCTCTAAAGTAGCGAATAGCTCTTATTTAGGTTCTGTAACAGTTGCTTAA
- a CDS encoding protein kinase yields the protein MINTIVEIEHIEDFSEQGFYSRSYLAFDKRLNRHVAVKDIIYENLTSESDFEKYFEEAYKVSMAAHPRVLPIFYVGLDHNDSEVIPRIVSSFFGNGSLNGYLEQIAKQGRSICLDEAIRFSHDIIQGMIHLHMLDIVHLDLKASNIFIGDDRKLVIGDFGQAKFIKDGIIKNASNIYPAITPKEVLKKKSADKTADIYQFGMLLFSIFCYPIYRDAIDNNYQINTETLKTLFRDKPDNVDELKKDFNSNIKRYFKDVNDGAFPDKSSYPVFVPKKIQDIIHKCLAPDVENRYNNFYEIQSELNEFIFPKDVSQLFQDFSANAICFQKDEKPCVLTISEASNKYNINATKNGRSVSSCCKSGVTTAKLQNILFKLAAQI from the coding sequence ATGATTAATACTATAGTTGAAATAGAACATATTGAAGATTTTTCTGAACAAGGTTTTTACTCTCGTTCATATCTTGCTTTCGACAAAAGATTGAATAGACACGTTGCTGTCAAAGATATTATATATGAAAACCTTACTTCAGAAAGCGATTTTGAAAAATATTTTGAAGAAGCTTATAAGGTTTCAATGGCTGCTCATCCTCGTGTTTTACCTATCTTTTATGTAGGTCTGGACCATAACGATAGTGAAGTTATACCCCGTATAGTATCAAGTTTTTTTGGAAATGGTTCCTTAAACGGTTATCTGGAACAAATAGCAAAACAAGGGCGTTCAATTTGTTTAGATGAAGCAATTCGTTTTTCTCACGACATCATTCAAGGGATGATACATTTACATATGCTCGATATTGTTCACTTAGATTTAAAAGCATCAAATATTTTTATTGGTGATGATAGAAAATTAGTTATAGGTGATTTTGGTCAAGCAAAATTTATTAAAGACGGTATCATCAAAAATGCATCAAATATCTATCCTGCGATTACACCTAAAGAAGTATTAAAAAAGAAATCAGCAGACAAAACAGCCGATATTTATCAGTTTGGTATGTTGCTCTTTTCTATATTTTGTTATCCAATTTATAGGGATGCTATTGACAACAATTACCAAATAAATACTGAAACACTTAAAACCCTTTTTAGGGATAAACCAGACAATGTAGATGAGCTTAAAAAGGATTTCAATTCTAATATAAAGAGATATTTTAAAGATGTTAATGATGGTGCTTTCCCCGATAAATCATCTTATCCTGTATTTGTTCCCAAAAAAATTCAAGATATAATACACAAGTGTCTCGCTCCAGATGTCGAAAATAGATATAACAACTTCTATGAGATACAGTCGGAACTAAATGAGTTTATATTTCCAAAGGATGTAAGTCAACTGTTTCAAGACTTTTCAGCTAATGCTATCTGTTTTCAAAAAGATGAAAAACCTTGTGTTTTAACTATTAGTGAAGCATCCAACAAATATAATATTAACGCCACAAAAAATGGTCGTTCAGTCAGTAGTTGTTGTAAATCAGGGGTTACAACTGCGAAACTTCAAAATATATTGTTTAAATTAGCGGCTCAGATATGA
- a CDS encoding DUF262 and DUF1524 domain-containing protein, with translation MEATQAQLLSLLDGKKQFTIPIYQRTYSWQIKQCQQLFDDILRVGNDVTELSHFIGSIVYFKPGNSPITSVPELLVIDGQQRLTTVSLMLLALIHYLKEHEDVSLEDETWEEIQETYLVNKHRKDDSKFKLLLTRKDKTTFTKLIDEIDIDGEYSKRVLENYQFFKGKFHSENVQAIYHGIKKLIIVDVILERDKDNPQLIFESLNSTGLDLSQADLIRNYILMGQPLELQNVLYEKYWYPMEQSFGENIGALAWFIRDYLTMKESSIPKINLVYETYKRFLNSKNGFKSIEDAIKSLHRYSKFYVRIALLKEQDTDIAKKLKEITKLKIDTSYPFLLAVYGDFEEEQINKDEFIEIISLVSNYVFRRAICGIPTNSLNKTFATLYKRIKRETYLESVKAAFLLMDGYRRFPSDAEFTKELQVKDVYNFRSRNYLLESLENWKRKELVNAENYTIEHILPQNPNVSPQWKQELGENWERVKDKYLHSLGNLSLTGYNSELSDRPFADKKSIEGGFDTSPLFLNASVREATTWNEDAILKRASKLAERACTVWQKPNLSNERLELYKEPETTKEQAVYNIEHYDHLQGDMLELYKNLEKRVLNLDASVRVEFKKLYIAFKAQTNFVDVVPQKKRLRLSLNTEFDRIKDPKGICKDVSGLGRWGNGDVEVGLENLSDLDYIMELIEQAFEEQVEAV, from the coding sequence ATGGAAGCAACACAAGCACAACTATTAAGCTTATTAGACGGCAAAAAACAGTTTACAATACCAATTTACCAAAGAACTTACTCTTGGCAAATAAAGCAATGTCAGCAATTATTTGATGATATTTTAAGAGTTGGTAATGATGTTACAGAGCTTTCTCATTTCATAGGCTCAATAGTTTATTTTAAACCAGGTAACTCTCCAATTACCAGTGTGCCTGAATTGCTTGTAATAGATGGTCAACAAAGACTGACTACTGTTTCTTTAATGCTTCTTGCTTTAATTCATTACTTGAAGGAACACGAAGATGTTTCGTTAGAAGATGAGACTTGGGAAGAGATACAAGAAACATATTTAGTGAATAAACATAGAAAGGATGACTCTAAGTTTAAGTTGCTTTTAACTCGTAAGGACAAAACCACATTTACAAAACTCATTGATGAAATTGATATTGATGGAGAATACAGTAAAAGAGTATTGGAAAACTATCAATTCTTTAAAGGTAAGTTTCACTCTGAAAATGTTCAGGCCATTTATCACGGTATCAAAAAGTTGATTATAGTTGATGTTATACTTGAAAGAGACAAAGACAATCCTCAGCTAATTTTTGAAAGTTTAAACTCAACAGGTTTAGATTTATCACAAGCCGATTTAATACGTAATTATATTCTGATGGGTCAGCCGTTAGAGCTGCAAAATGTACTTTATGAAAAGTATTGGTATCCAATGGAACAAAGCTTTGGAGAGAATATTGGTGCTCTTGCTTGGTTTATCCGTGATTACCTTACAATGAAGGAATCATCAATTCCTAAAATCAATCTTGTTTATGAGACCTATAAACGCTTCTTAAATTCTAAAAATGGTTTTAAATCTATTGAAGATGCAATTAAGAGTTTACACAGATATTCAAAATTCTATGTCCGTATAGCATTATTAAAGGAACAAGACACCGATATAGCTAAAAAATTAAAAGAGATAACAAAGCTTAAAATAGATACATCATATCCTTTCTTATTGGCTGTATATGGTGATTTTGAGGAAGAACAAATAAATAAAGATGAGTTTATTGAAATAATATCCTTGGTTTCAAACTATGTGTTTAGAAGAGCAATTTGCGGTATTCCAACAAACAGCCTCAATAAAACTTTTGCTACTCTTTACAAACGAATAAAAAGAGAAACCTATTTGGAATCAGTTAAAGCTGCATTCTTGTTAATGGATGGTTACAGGCGTTTTCCTTCGGATGCTGAATTTACCAAGGAATTACAGGTTAAAGATGTTTATAATTTCAGGTCAAGAAATTATTTACTGGAATCACTTGAAAACTGGAAACGAAAAGAATTGGTTAATGCTGAAAACTATACAATAGAACACATTTTACCTCAGAACCCAAATGTATCTCCACAATGGAAACAAGAACTTGGAGAGAATTGGGAAAGAGTAAAAGACAAATATCTGCATTCGTTGGGTAATCTGTCGTTAACCGGATATAATTCAGAATTATCGGATAGACCATTTGCGGATAAAAAATCTATTGAAGGTGGTTTTGATACAAGTCCTTTGTTTTTGAATGCCTCAGTAAGAGAAGCTACAACTTGGAATGAAGATGCTATTCTTAAAAGAGCTTCCAAATTAGCTGAAAGAGCCTGTACAGTATGGCAAAAGCCTAATTTATCTAATGAAAGATTAGAGTTATACAAAGAGCCTGAAACTACCAAAGAACAAGCGGTTTATAACATTGAACATTATGACCACTTACAAGGTGATATGTTAGAATTATACAAGAATCTTGAAAAACGAGTTTTAAATTTAGATGCTTCGGTAAGAGTGGAATTTAAAAAGCTCTACATAGCATTTAAAGCACAAACAAATTTCGTTGATGTAGTTCCTCAAAAGAAAAGATTACGCCTTTCATTGAACACTGAATTTGACCGTATTAAAGACCCGAAAGGTATTTGTAAAGATGTATCTGGTTTAGGTAGATGGGGTAATGGTGATGTTGAAGTAGGATTAGAAAATCTTAGTGATTTAGACTACATAATGGAATTGATTGAACAAGCATTTGAAGAACAAGTAGAGGCTGTATAA
- a CDS encoding Piwi domain-containing protein, with protein MQNHCFNILTFNHPQEELTLYFTNVEDETLSRINHRLVPDEVIEKFGEQEHYCTSFTKEVEGFYPVTKAVNPRYEVKDDENGEERSYFVHNSALSVSILKRYYNYLIHEYFKGQGFLVKPNFISDTEVWLPSKKSDRTGQFNLFDRYSLKVQFKTVTKQLDLLVTFEGISKVYKQSVEVLQESVSPTAFNWVIFDNGLYRFDELPNAGKRAYDQVFPVWNFNTRDALGETTEAPDKSNKYKKFKDAIDFFYNTYLNTEAFKKLIPINSNGFIPVEEIKMGRVKSNSNQLLFGEGNTDIVPMNGMKNHGPFDFSDTSNIHFFFIFHKDDYQVAKKMDGFFKGTERGFGGLSKFIHTPYHTEKGFSIMFEDKENPWSEIYHKVTEKHFEPDIQYIAIYISPFSKNSPDKSRRKIYYRLKELLLKKGISSQVIDAEKVMTNDKYYFSLPNIAIAILAKLNGIPWRLDNTIKKELVIGVGAFKNPDFDIKYIGSAFSFSNNGRFNRFECFQQDQTKELAGSIIRAVKEYAALNPEIKRLVIHFYKTMGRAELEPIENGLKRLGLSIPVFIVSINKTETSDIVAFDLNWKDLMPLSGTYINIGYNKFLLFNNTRYSNNNFNYYDGFPFPIKLKIYCTQKELVDDFKTVRELIDQVYQFSRMYWKSVRQQNLPVTIKYPEMVAEMLPHFDGNEIPEFGKDNLWFL; from the coding sequence ATGCAAAATCACTGTTTCAACATCCTAACCTTTAACCATCCGCAGGAAGAACTAACACTCTACTTTACTAACGTAGAAGATGAAACCCTATCAAGGATAAATCATAGATTAGTACCTGATGAGGTTATTGAGAAGTTTGGGGAACAGGAGCATTATTGCACATCATTCACAAAAGAAGTAGAAGGTTTTTATCCAGTTACCAAAGCAGTAAATCCACGCTATGAGGTTAAAGATGATGAAAACGGAGAAGAACGCTCATACTTTGTGCATAATTCGGCTTTATCGGTTTCCATATTAAAACGGTATTACAATTACTTAATACACGAATATTTCAAAGGGCAAGGCTTTTTGGTCAAACCTAATTTTATCAGCGATACAGAAGTTTGGCTACCAAGTAAAAAATCAGATAGAACAGGACAATTTAATTTATTCGACCGCTATTCGCTGAAAGTACAGTTCAAGACAGTAACAAAACAACTGGATTTACTCGTAACCTTTGAAGGTATTTCTAAAGTCTATAAACAATCAGTAGAAGTATTACAAGAGTCCGTTTCACCAACAGCGTTTAATTGGGTAATCTTTGATAATGGGCTGTATAGGTTTGATGAATTGCCAAATGCAGGTAAAAGAGCTTACGACCAAGTATTTCCTGTATGGAATTTCAATACTCGTGATGCATTAGGAGAAACCACGGAAGCACCCGATAAGTCCAACAAATACAAAAAATTCAAGGATGCTATCGACTTCTTTTATAATACCTATCTAAATACCGAAGCATTTAAAAAGCTTATCCCTATCAATTCCAATGGCTTTATTCCAGTAGAGGAAATCAAGATGGGGAGAGTAAAAAGCAATAGCAATCAGTTATTGTTTGGAGAAGGCAATACTGACATTGTTCCAATGAACGGTATGAAAAATCACGGTCCTTTTGATTTTAGCGATACTTCCAATATTCATTTCTTTTTCATTTTTCATAAAGATGATTATCAAGTGGCTAAGAAAATGGACGGCTTCTTTAAAGGTACGGAAAGAGGATTTGGAGGCTTATCAAAATTCATTCATACACCTTACCATACAGAAAAGGGATTTAGTATAATGTTTGAGGATAAAGAAAATCCTTGGTCTGAAATCTACCATAAAGTAACAGAAAAGCATTTTGAACCCGATATTCAATACATAGCAATTTACATCAGTCCGTTTTCTAAAAACTCACCCGATAAGTCCAGGAGAAAGATTTATTACAGACTGAAAGAACTATTACTCAAAAAGGGAATTTCCTCTCAGGTGATAGATGCTGAAAAAGTAATGACCAACGACAAATATTACTTTAGCTTACCCAACATTGCCATAGCCATATTAGCCAAATTAAACGGTATTCCTTGGCGTTTGGATAATACCATAAAGAAAGAATTAGTAATTGGTGTAGGTGCGTTTAAAAACCCTGATTTCGATATTAAATACATTGGGAGTGCATTCAGTTTTTCTAATAACGGAAGATTTAACCGTTTTGAATGTTTCCAACAAGACCAAACCAAAGAGTTAGCAGGTTCTATCATAAGAGCCGTAAAAGAGTATGCAGCACTAAATCCTGAAATAAAACGATTGGTAATTCATTTCTACAAGACAATGGGTAGAGCAGAATTAGAACCTATTGAAAATGGTTTGAAACGTTTAGGATTAAGCATTCCGGTATTCATTGTATCTATTAATAAAACAGAAACCTCTGATATTGTGGCATTCGATTTAAACTGGAAGGATTTAATGCCATTAAGTGGAACATACATCAATATAGGTTACAACAAGTTTCTATTGTTCAACAATACTCGTTACAGTAATAATAATTTTAATTATTATGATGGTTTCCCATTCCCGATAAAACTAAAAATCTACTGCACTCAAAAAGAATTGGTTGATGATTTTAAAACAGTTAGAGAACTCATAGACCAAGTATATCAATTCAGTAGAATGTATTGGAAATCGGTACGACAACAGAATTTACCAGTTACCATTAAATACCCTGAAATGGTTGCAGAAATGCTACCACACTTTGACGGTAACGAAATACCCGAATTTGGAAAAGATAACCTTTGGTTTTTATAA
- a CDS encoding type I restriction endonuclease has protein sequence MHTSDTSEKGLETIIEKHLIDHNGYKPSYSADYDRNLCINKKLLFQFLADTQPNAYETILKRGEHKFIKRLTDQIRQKGIIEILRNGIKDLDLRVQLYYKKPTSHLNEKAQKLYNGNIFSVTRQLYYSKENSNSLDMVIFINGLPVSTFELKNQWTGQNVKNAIRQYQTDRDPKEPLFAFGRCMVHFAVDADLVYMTTHLNSTKTFFLPFNKGNNDGAGNPVNEQGLKTDYLWKDILTKDSFSNILENYAQIVEEKDEDTGKVKRKLIFPRYHQLRAVKKLLHHAKENGVGQKYLIQHSAGSGKSNSITWLAHQLVSLHDTTNTETVFDSVIVVTDRRVLDKQIRDNIKQFAQVSSVVEAIDKGSRQLKQALEDGKKIIVTTVQKFPFIMDEIGTLQAKKFAIIIDEAHSSQSGETASKMNWVLSEKEIPYGEEQEPPTSEDLINELIENRKMLKNGSYFAFTATPKNKTLETFGTQNTEGKFKAFDNYTMKQAIEEEFILDVLKNYTTYQSYYKLDKAVEDNPEFETRQANKKLRAYVESHPFSIMEKSKIMLDHFHSDIRRQINGQAKAMVVCKSIKNAILYYQAFKEYLKEINSPYKAIVAFSGTKEIDGVEMDEAKLNGFPSNDIPNEFKKKEYRFLIVANKFQTGFDQPLLHTMYVDKKLADVQAVQTLSRLNRAYKPYKEDTFVMDFFNTTEDIKKAFEPFYTTTVLSEETDANKLNDLQDALDNAQVYSQDDVVNFTDLYFKEADRQELDPIIDKCVAEFKNQLGEDAQIDFYVKAKSFFRTYAFLSKLLSFNNAYWERLYWFLKFLIPKIKPEEIEDLAKGILEAIDLDSYRLTRTTQEDIKLKGEEELDPTPPVMKGKKGELGFNELDAIINDFNTKFGIDNWTDDDKVKNFLFEQLPADFARDEDTVNAVKNSDKQNAKITSDKKVEDLMQDVIFQYTVLYKKFTDDPDFKRQYLDFVFDKIWNQQNNQNSSNVNK, from the coding sequence ATGCATACATCCGATACATCAGAAAAAGGCTTAGAAACTATCATAGAAAAACATTTGATAGACCATAATGGATATAAACCAAGTTATAGTGCAGATTACGATAGAAACCTTTGCATTAATAAAAAATTGTTGTTTCAATTTTTAGCAGACACTCAACCCAATGCCTATGAAACCATCCTAAAAAGAGGGGAACATAAGTTTATAAAGCGATTGACAGACCAAATTCGTCAAAAAGGCATTATAGAAATACTTCGCAATGGTATTAAAGATTTGGATTTAAGAGTACAACTCTACTATAAAAAACCAACCTCACACTTAAACGAGAAGGCTCAAAAGCTTTACAACGGCAATATCTTTTCTGTAACGAGGCAACTCTATTACAGTAAAGAAAATAGCAACTCTTTAGATATGGTGATATTTATAAACGGCTTGCCTGTAAGTACTTTTGAGTTAAAGAACCAATGGACAGGTCAAAATGTAAAAAATGCCATTCGCCAATACCAAACAGATAGAGACCCTAAAGAACCTTTATTCGCATTTGGTAGATGTATGGTTCACTTTGCAGTAGATGCAGATTTGGTGTATATGACCACGCACCTAAACAGTACCAAAACATTCTTTTTGCCATTCAATAAAGGAAACAATGACGGAGCAGGAAACCCTGTAAACGAGCAAGGTTTAAAAACAGATTACCTCTGGAAAGATATTCTAACAAAAGACAGTTTTAGTAACATCTTAGAAAATTATGCTCAAATCGTAGAAGAAAAAGATGAAGATACAGGAAAGGTAAAACGCAAATTAATTTTCCCAAGATACCACCAGTTAAGAGCAGTTAAAAAATTATTGCATCACGCCAAAGAAAATGGTGTTGGGCAAAAATACCTAATACAACATTCAGCAGGTTCTGGTAAATCCAATTCTATTACTTGGTTAGCCCACCAATTAGTGAGCTTGCACGATACCACGAATACAGAAACGGTATTTGATAGTGTTATTGTGGTTACAGACCGTAGGGTTTTAGATAAACAAATTAGAGACAATATCAAACAATTTGCTCAGGTTAGTAGCGTAGTTGAAGCCATAGACAAAGGAAGCCGTCAATTAAAACAGGCTTTAGAAGATGGTAAAAAAATCATCGTAACAACGGTTCAAAAATTCCCTTTCATTATGGATGAAATAGGAACCCTACAAGCTAAAAAGTTTGCGATTATTATTGATGAAGCTCATAGCAGCCAAAGTGGTGAAACCGCAAGTAAAATGAATTGGGTGCTATCAGAAAAAGAAATCCCTTACGGTGAAGAACAAGAACCACCAACTTCTGAAGACCTTATCAACGAATTGATAGAAAACCGTAAAATGCTAAAAAACGGCAGCTATTTTGCGTTTACAGCCACACCCAAAAACAAAACCTTGGAAACTTTTGGTACACAAAATACAGAAGGAAAATTTAAGGCTTTTGATAATTATACAATGAAACAAGCTATTGAGGAAGAGTTTATTCTTGATGTGCTTAAAAACTATACGACATACCAATCTTACTACAAATTAGATAAAGCGGTAGAAGATAATCCAGAGTTTGAAACACGACAGGCCAATAAAAAATTAAGGGCCTATGTAGAAAGCCACCCATTTTCTATAATGGAAAAGTCTAAAATTATGTTAGACCATTTCCATTCCGATATTAGAAGGCAAATAAATGGTCAGGCTAAAGCTATGGTCGTTTGTAAAAGTATAAAAAATGCCATCCTCTACTATCAAGCGTTTAAGGAATATCTAAAAGAAATTAATTCACCATACAAAGCAATAGTAGCATTTTCAGGTACTAAAGAAATAGATGGTGTAGAAATGGACGAAGCCAAATTAAATGGATTTCCAAGTAATGATATACCAAACGAGTTCAAGAAAAAAGAATACCGCTTTTTAATAGTAGCCAATAAATTTCAAACAGGTTTTGACCAACCTTTATTACATACAATGTATGTAGATAAAAAATTAGCAGATGTACAAGCCGTTCAAACCTTATCAAGATTAAACAGAGCCTACAAGCCTTATAAGGAAGATACTTTTGTAATGGACTTTTTTAACACTACAGAAGATATTAAAAAAGCTTTTGAGCCATTTTATACTACAACAGTACTTAGTGAAGAAACAGATGCCAATAAGCTAAACGATTTGCAAGATGCTTTAGATAATGCACAAGTGTACTCTCAAGATGATGTTGTGAATTTTACAGATTTATACTTTAAAGAAGCCGACAGACAAGAATTAGACCCTATTATTGATAAGTGCGTTGCAGAGTTTAAAAATCAATTGGGAGAAGATGCTCAAATTGATTTTTATGTAAAAGCAAAATCCTTTTTTAGAACCTATGCTTTTCTCTCAAAGTTGTTATCATTTAATAATGCCTATTGGGAACGATTATATTGGTTTTTAAAATTTTTGATACCCAAAATAAAACCTGAAGAAATTGAAGATTTAGCTAAGGGAATTTTAGAAGCAATAGATTTAGATAGTTATAGACTTACTCGTACCACCCAAGAAGATATTAAATTAAAGGGAGAAGAGGAATTAGACCCTACACCGCCTGTAATGAAAGGTAAAAAGGGTGAACTTGGATTTAATGAATTAGATGCTATTATAAACGACTTTAATACAAAGTTTGGTATTGATAATTGGACAGATGATGATAAGGTGAAAAACTTTTTGTTTGAGCAATTACCAGCAGACTTTGCTCGTGATGAGGATACAGTTAATGCAGTAAAGAATAGTGATAAACAAAATGCAAAAATTACTTCCGATAAGAAAGTTGAAGATTTAATGCAAGATGTGATATTTCAGTATACAGTCTTGTACAAGAAATTTACTGATGACCCTGACTTTAAGCGTCAATATTTAGACTTCGTATTCGATAAAATATGGAATCAACAAAACAATCAAAACAGCTCGAATGTGAATAAATAA